In a genomic window of Pseudomonas mohnii:
- the cobJ gene encoding precorrin-3B C(17)-methyltransferase, with the protein MPRPVPAIVILGNGSLATARKIQQLYPDALIHGLAERVEGADCLYREFGATLRDLYRQDTPIIALCAAGIVIRTLAPLLLEKGSEPPVLAVAEDGSAVVPLLGGLGGVNVLAREIAAHLEVAAAITTSGELRFGTCLLNPPSGYALGDLELGKRFVSDLLAGETVRIEGSAPWLAQAQLPEDGQARLTVHVGHAERAVAANELLIYPRCVVVAVRPGVADLPKVIGDVLRQANIARQSLACLLAADTEMADPALREAALELGVPLRFSSAAGTLSELARDAIGQAVSIAGDETISVAIAEQPVDPLQIGRPRGRLAVIGLGPGAAELMVPAVKAELARANDVLGYETYVRMAGPFRADQVLHCTDNREEMQRARHAFELAAQGRSVVVVSSGDPGVFAMAAAVLEALDESTDVHWHNVDLEILPGVSASLATAAQAGAPLGHDFCVLSLSDNLKPWSIIEKRLDLSAQADLALAFYNPISRSRPWQLGQALDIVARHRTPETPVVLGRDIGRPGQTLRVTTLGQLTADQVDMRTMVLIGSSTTRVIPRPDGSTWVYTPRSYGDKLNPAR; encoded by the coding sequence ATGCCCCGTCCAGTTCCGGCGATTGTCATACTCGGCAATGGCAGCCTTGCGACCGCGCGCAAGATTCAACAACTCTACCCGGATGCGCTGATCCACGGCCTGGCCGAACGGGTTGAAGGCGCGGACTGTCTCTATCGCGAGTTCGGTGCGACGTTGCGCGATCTATATCGGCAAGACACGCCGATCATTGCATTGTGCGCGGCCGGGATCGTGATTCGCACACTGGCGCCGCTGCTACTGGAAAAGGGCAGTGAGCCGCCGGTGCTGGCCGTGGCTGAAGACGGCAGCGCAGTGGTGCCGCTGCTCGGCGGCTTGGGCGGGGTGAATGTGTTGGCGCGAGAGATCGCTGCTCATCTCGAGGTAGCGGCTGCGATCACCACCAGTGGCGAGCTGCGTTTTGGCACTTGCCTGCTTAATCCACCCAGCGGCTATGCCTTGGGTGACCTGGAGCTGGGCAAGCGTTTCGTCTCCGATTTGCTGGCCGGTGAAACGGTGCGCATCGAAGGTTCGGCGCCCTGGCTGGCGCAGGCGCAGTTGCCTGAGGACGGGCAGGCGCGGTTGACCGTTCATGTCGGCCATGCCGAGCGAGCGGTTGCGGCCAATGAACTGCTGATCTATCCACGTTGCGTGGTGGTCGCGGTAAGGCCCGGCGTTGCGGATTTGCCGAAGGTGATTGGTGATGTTTTGCGTCAGGCCAATATTGCCCGGCAATCGCTGGCCTGCCTGTTGGCTGCCGACACGGAAATGGCTGACCCGGCTCTGCGTGAAGCCGCACTCGAATTGGGTGTCCCCCTGCGTTTTTCCAGCGCGGCTGGAACGCTCAGCGAGCTGGCCCGCGATGCCATCGGGCAGGCTGTTTCCATCGCTGGCGATGAAACCATCAGCGTAGCGATCGCCGAACAGCCAGTGGACCCGCTGCAGATCGGCCGACCTCGCGGGCGCCTGGCGGTGATCGGGCTGGGGCCCGGTGCGGCCGAGCTGATGGTCCCGGCGGTGAAGGCCGAACTGGCGCGTGCCAACGATGTGCTGGGTTATGAAACCTATGTGCGCATGGCCGGACCCTTCCGTGCCGATCAGGTGCTGCATTGCACCGACAACCGTGAGGAAATGCAGCGCGCTCGCCACGCCTTCGAACTGGCGGCCCAAGGGCGGTCGGTGGTGGTGGTGTCGTCCGGCGATCCGGGTGTCTTTGCCATGGCTGCCGCCGTGCTGGAAGCGCTCGACGAGTCCACGGACGTCCATTGGCACAACGTCGATCTCGAGATCCTGCCGGGCGTTTCCGCGTCGCTGGCAACTGCCGCACAAGCAGGCGCACCGCTGGGTCATGACTTCTGCGTGTTGTCGCTGTCGGACAACCTCAAGCCCTGGTCAATCATCGAAAAGCGCCTGGATCTGTCGGCCCAGGCGGACCTGGCCCTGGCGTTCTACAACCCGATCTCGCGCTCGCGCCCGTGGCAGTTGGGGCAGGCGCTGGACATCGTCGCCAGGCATCGCACACCTGAAACGCCAGTTGTGCTGGGGCGCGATATCGGTCGCCCGGGTCAGACCTTGCGGGTGACGACACTCGGGCAATTGACTGCCGATCAGGTGGACATGCGAACGATGGTGCTCATTGGCTCCTCGACGACTCGTGTGATTCCTCGCCCGGACGGTAGTACCTGGGTGTACACGCCACGTAGCTACGGCGATAAGCTCAATCCCGCCCGATAA
- a CDS encoding precorrin-2 C(20)-methyltransferase, producing MQQPGRLIGLGVGPGDPELITVKALRLLRESPVVAYFVAKGKKGNAFGIIEAHLQDAQTLLPLVYPVTTEALPAPLSYEQVISDFYDTAGEQLAAHLDAGRDVAVICEGDPFFYGSYMYLHDRLAERYDAEVVPGVCSMLGGASVLGAPLVYRNQSLSVLSGVLPHDELKRRLADADAAVIMKLGRNFPKVRQVLEELGLAERALYVERATMANQKIVPLDEVEPMSSPYFSLIIVPGERWQG from the coding sequence ATGCAGCAACCAGGACGTTTGATCGGCCTCGGCGTCGGCCCGGGTGATCCTGAACTGATTACCGTCAAAGCCCTGCGTCTGCTGCGCGAATCGCCGGTGGTGGCGTACTTCGTCGCCAAGGGAAAAAAGGGCAATGCGTTTGGCATCATCGAGGCCCATTTGCAGGATGCACAAACCCTGCTGCCGCTGGTTTACCCGGTGACCACCGAGGCACTGCCCGCGCCGCTGTCGTATGAGCAAGTGATCAGCGACTTCTACGATACCGCTGGCGAACAACTGGCCGCGCACCTGGATGCCGGTCGAGATGTGGCAGTGATCTGCGAAGGTGATCCGTTCTTCTACGGTTCTTACATGTACCTGCACGATCGCCTGGCCGAGCGCTATGACGCCGAAGTCGTGCCGGGCGTGTGCTCGATGCTCGGCGGTGCTTCGGTACTCGGGGCGCCGCTGGTGTATCGCAATCAGAGCCTGTCGGTGTTGTCCGGTGTATTGCCGCACGATGAACTCAAGCGTCGCCTGGCCGATGCAGACGCGGCGGTGATCATGAAGCTGGGGCGCAACTTCCCCAAGGTCCGCCAGGTTCTGGAAGAGCTCGGTCTGGCCGAACGCGCGCTGTACGTCGAGCGCGCGACCATGGCCAATCAGAAAATCGTCCCGCTGGATGAGGTCGAGCCGATGTCTTCGCCGTATTTCTCGCTGATCATCGTTCCCGGCGAAAGGTGGCAAGGCTGA